acaGACTACCAGATATAAAGATTGGACATGGAGGTACCTTAGACCCTCTTGCTTCTGGAGTTTTGGTAGTGGGATTGGGTACAGGAACAAAGCAACTTTCATCATTACTTTCATGTATGAAAACTTACCGAGCGACAGCCCTGTTTGGCTGCTCGACAGATACCTATGATTCTGCtggaaaaataattaagaTTGCTGTACACATCCCTACTAAAGAGGAAATATTATCTGGTTTAGACGCTTTTCGAGGTGACATCTCTCAGTTACCTCCTCTTTACTCTGCTCTGCATATTCAAGGTAAGAGACTATATGAGTATGCACGCGAAGGAATTCCTTTACCTGAAAGTATCAAAGCACGATCTATGCATTGCGaagaattaattttaaaagattttattcCGAAGGAAGAACACACCTACACGGATCCGGATGAATTTGCTTCAAAGGAGGCAATTGAAAGTGAGGAACTTTTAAGACCTATTGAGGGAGGTGCCGAACGTCATGATTTACTTGCAAAGACAGAGCAAGACATCAATCCCCAAGATGgtgatgaaaaaataaacgcGAAGAGTCCCACTACCAATTCTGTTACAGATGTAGCCAAAGATCAAACTGTCACAAACCCTAAAAAACGAAAGTTTGAAGTCACTGATTTAGCGCGAGGATCACGACCTGCAATAGGGCCAATTGCAGTCCTTGATATGACGGTTTCTTCTGGTTTCTACGTTCGCTCTTTAATTCATGATTTGGGCCGAC
This region of Schizosaccharomyces pombe strain 972h- genome assembly, chromosome: II genomic DNA includes:
- the pus4 gene encoding tRNA pseudouridine synthase, which codes for MTVTNTYNPTLFFTRVVFQRITKFTAKANEENEILFYALFVADLCLDMKGGLIAINKPSGRTSAQCLNELKKIISNSELAQYFRPAPPHPNDRNRRRRKSNRLPDIKIGHGGTLDPLASGVLVVGLGTGTKQLSSLLSCMKTYRATALFGCSTDTYDSAGKIIKIAVHIPTKEEILSGLDAFRGDISQLPPLYSALHIQGKRLYEYAREGIPLPESIKARSMHCEELILKDFIPKEEHTYTDPDEFASKEAIESEELLRPIEGGAERHDLLAKTEQDINPQDGDEKINAKSPTTNSVTDVAKDQTVTNPKKRKFEVTDLARGSRPAIGPIAVLDMTVSSGFYVRSLIHDLGRQVNSEAHMVDLVRLKQGSFALDDENCFDFSEFSAPGWEEKLAAAFKIDLKGDETS